Proteins found in one bacterium genomic segment:
- a CDS encoding tetratricopeptide repeat protein: MFRKLTTVLAILMALSAMNLLAQNKKRIGVLPFKNKGGKEKYMWLSEGFATTLTEGLQQIQSIYVVDRNQVNSVVKKGNYSNDDLFTSKGAYEIGNKLGLDYVIIGAFNVVKDTINTFAIVVDAKKKGEYIKACSPQTEKGMKFLWQVYDEMINAVCKSECFNVTITADEKKQIKAITANTENVSAYEYYIKGRREHLKYSVKGYEDAIGWYEKALQLDPNYALALGAKGEAQAFWGYQKELNGEPYQFMYDDAYKNVQKGLGISPNIGSIHRNMATTYQMLRRFDDAKAEAQTAVNLNANDAEGWYQLWRAKYGGKVTDPEIQKSIEISPFLPVANLTIGNEYFNEKDYGKAEEYYKRALIGNEEYELAHANLGNMYSTVKRYDEGIASFKRAIELKPHYEFAWNGLGFIYEMQAEELIAAGNADGGRAKYQEALAAYTKASEINPNKAETFYSIGLMCWRLENWQGVVTAWEKCLKLNPDHQSANEWLPKAKEKLQGR; the protein is encoded by the coding sequence ATGTTTCGTAAACTGACCACGGTATTGGCAATTCTGATGGCTTTATCGGCCATGAACTTGTTGGCCCAAAACAAGAAACGAATTGGGGTTTTGCCGTTTAAAAACAAAGGCGGGAAAGAAAAATACATGTGGCTCAGCGAAGGTTTCGCCACGACGCTGACCGAAGGTTTACAACAGATTCAATCGATCTACGTTGTGGATCGCAATCAGGTCAACAGCGTCGTCAAAAAAGGAAACTATTCCAACGATGATCTTTTTACTTCCAAAGGCGCTTACGAAATCGGCAATAAATTAGGCCTCGATTATGTGATTATCGGTGCGTTCAATGTAGTCAAAGATACGATCAATACGTTTGCTATCGTCGTTGATGCGAAGAAAAAAGGTGAATACATCAAAGCTTGCAGTCCTCAGACCGAAAAAGGAATGAAGTTTTTATGGCAGGTTTACGATGAGATGATCAATGCCGTCTGTAAATCGGAATGTTTTAACGTGACCATCACGGCCGACGAAAAGAAGCAAATCAAGGCCATTACGGCCAATACTGAAAATGTCAGCGCCTACGAATATTATATCAAAGGCCGTCGCGAACATTTGAAATATTCTGTCAAAGGATACGAAGATGCTATCGGATGGTATGAGAAAGCGCTTCAATTGGATCCCAATTACGCATTAGCGCTTGGCGCTAAAGGCGAAGCCCAGGCCTTCTGGGGATATCAGAAAGAACTCAATGGAGAACCGTACCAATTTATGTACGACGACGCTTATAAAAACGTACAAAAAGGATTAGGCATCTCGCCGAATATCGGTTCTATTCACCGCAATATGGCAACGACGTATCAGATGTTGCGCCGGTTTGACGATGCCAAAGCGGAAGCGCAGACTGCGGTGAATCTCAACGCCAATGATGCCGAAGGATGGTATCAATTGTGGCGTGCAAAATACGGTGGTAAAGTGACCGATCCGGAAATTCAAAAATCGATTGAAATCAGTCCATTCCTGCCCGTGGCCAACCTGACTATCGGCAACGAATATTTCAATGAAAAAGATTATGGAAAAGCGGAAGAATATTATAAACGTGCTTTAATCGGTAACGAAGAATACGAACTGGCGCATGCGAATCTTGGTAATATGTACAGTACGGTAAAACGTTATGATGAAGGCATTGCTTCGTTCAAGCGGGCTATTGAACTCAAGCCGCATTATGAATTTGCCTGGAACGGTTTAGGATTCATTTATGAAATGCAAGCAGAAGAGTTGATAGCCGCAGGCAATGCAGACGGCGGACGTGCCAAATATCAGGAAGCTTTAGCCGCTTACACAAAAGCTTCAGAAATTAATCCAAATAAGGCGGAAACATTCTATAGCATTGGCTTAATGTGCTGGCGTCTTGAAAATTGGCAAGGTGTCGTGACCGCGTGGGAAAAATGCCTGAAACTTAATCCCGATCATCAAAGCGCTAACGAGTGGCTGCCTAAAGCCAAAGAGAAATTGCAAGGAAGATGA